Part of the Bacteroidales bacterium genome is shown below.
GTAAGCGTCAAAATCCAATAGCCACGGTAACGTCCGTGGTAATTCGATAATAAATGGAACAACGCCGGAGGCGTTGAAAATCAAATAGTAAGAATAAATTCATAGATATTAAAATTCAAAAATATTGCATAATGTTTTTATAGGATTTAATTAATTTATAAATTTATACTCGCTGCTAAAAAGATAAATATGTCAACCTACACCCAGATTCTATATCAAATAGTCTTCGGAACCTATGACTATACTCCATTTTTGAATACAGAGAACGAAAACATACTTTTCGCATATATAGCCGGTATTCTGAAAAATAAATCATGCCATTCATATATAGTTGGTGGAGCCTGTAATCATATTCATATAATTACACATCTTCATCCTACTGTAGCACCTGCATATATAGTCAAGGACATTAAACTTGCCAGTCATAAAATGATGTCACAGAATAGCAGGATGTTTTCTCATTTTAGCGGATGGCAGGTTGGCTACAGCAGCTTTACATACCATATTTCTTCGAAGGCAAATCTCATTAGATATGTTGTAGGGCAGAGAGAGCACCATAAAGTCGTTTCTTTTAAAGATGAATTAATTGAGTTATTGAAGGAACATTCTGTGGACTTCAATGAGGACTATCTGATAATTTAATTATTTTCAACCCACTCCGGGGTTGATATATCTCACCCAGCCTTTCCCACGGACGTTACCGTGGCTATTGGATTATCAGCCCTCCGGGCTGAGCCTGCCTATGAATGTAAATAAGAAGTGTATAAAGATTAGTTAGAAGGAGTGGAAACTCTTTTATGCTGTTTCTCATTCATCACCAAGCCTAAGGTTGACAACTATGGGCCCCAGGGGGAGCGAAAAAATCAATTTATCGGGGGAAGAAATATGATCTCTTCTTTAACAGGGGATCAATGTCAAAATACCTGATGATGAAGAA
Proteins encoded:
- a CDS encoding transposase gives rise to the protein MSTYTQILYQIVFGTYDYTPFLNTENENILFAYIAGILKNKSCHSYIVGGACNHIHIITHLHPTVAPAYIVKDIKLASHKMMSQNSRMFSHFSGWQVGYSSFTYHISSKANLIRYVVGQREHHKVVSFKDELIELLKEHSVDFNEDYLII